In bacterium, one DNA window encodes the following:
- a CDS encoding sugar phosphate nucleotidyltransferase — translation MNVIIPVAGEGVRLKPHTHMLPKSLLHVAGNTILGHILESLKPLKISRVVIVLGSKADEITSFCRNYPVKFKFQFVTQHKRLGLGHAIHTGARGLNGPTLVLLGDTIIDHNLKIFCKADTNMIAVKKVADPRRFGIVEVSNKNVVNVVEKPEIPPSNLAIVGLYFFRKIEKVHQALDHIIKKNIRTKGEYQLTDGLKRMIQQGERFKTVSITHWFDCGTPDAMIDTNRHLLKTTHYFKKRKTAAITSPVYISDSAVVINSIIGPDVSISANVFIRDSIIKDSIINRDAVIENSLLSRSIIGQNAVVKSSYKKLNVGDHSVIELP, via the coding sequence ATGAACGTAATAATCCCGGTCGCGGGCGAGGGCGTGCGGCTCAAGCCGCATACCCATATGCTCCCGAAATCACTCCTGCATGTTGCGGGCAACACGATCCTCGGTCACATCCTGGAAAGTCTGAAACCGCTTAAGATTTCCAGGGTCGTGATCGTTCTGGGCTCAAAGGCCGATGAAATCACTTCTTTTTGCCGCAACTACCCCGTGAAATTCAAGTTCCAGTTCGTCACCCAGCACAAACGGCTGGGGCTCGGTCACGCGATCCACACCGGTGCCCGGGGTTTGAACGGACCGACCCTGGTCCTGCTCGGCGACACGATCATCGATCATAACCTTAAGATTTTCTGCAAAGCCGATACGAACATGATCGCGGTGAAAAAGGTCGCGGATCCCCGGCGCTTTGGGATCGTTGAGGTCAGCAACAAAAACGTAGTTAACGTGGTAGAAAAGCCCGAGATCCCGCCTTCCAACCTGGCGATTGTCGGTCTTTACTTTTTCCGAAAGATCGAAAAAGTGCACCAGGCGCTCGATCATATCATCAAAAAGAACATCCGCACAAAAGGTGAATACCAGCTCACCGACGGTTTAAAACGTATGATCCAGCAGGGCGAGCGATTCAAGACCGTCTCCATAACTCATTGGTTCGACTGCGGCACCCCGGACGCGATGATCGACACCAACCGGCACCTGCTGAAGACAACCCACTATTTCAAAAAAAGAAAAACTGCGGCTATAACCAGTCCGGTGTATATTTCGGATTCTGCGGTGGTCATAAATTCCATTATTGGTCCGGATGTTTCGATCAGCGCAAATGTATTTATCAGGGATTCAATTATCAAAGACTCGATCATAAATCGGGACGCAGTGATCGAGAACAGTCTTCTATCACGATCCATAATTGGACAGAACGCCGTGGTAAAAAGCAGTTATAAAAAGCTGAACGTCGGAGACCACTCGGTAATCGAACTTCCATAA